The genomic window ttcttttggggctttataaaaaccGCTCGCTATCTAATGATTTGCAAGAGTtgggacacagaattgaagaggctattgctgccattactctggacgtgttaaccaaagtgtgggaaggttggatgtgtgccggaTATCTGAAGATGCATGTATTGAATATTtgtaggttagtttaccttcaatttgatgtatgatttgttgtaaactgttttaatataccattgaaactggcaTGGGCGtcgtggtggtgggggggggggggggggacacgtccccccccccccaataattaaagtcttcaatttcgtcccctccaataatatatttagtttcgtagtttctcctgatgtttaaattaatgattttgtgtggataaagcaccagcagatatgttaactgtgtttttacaaatgtgttctctgaaaatattttgtataaaaaataaattctatattgcaaccaactataattagaaaaatgcctaaaaaccacctttttgcaccttcaaaccccaaattttccagggagaggacccctggaccccctggttttttttttttttccaggggatggatttTCCTCAAAAACTAAATCAATTAAATCCCAcccaaaaatatatccttgcgacgcccatggaatctgggacattattttacggGCAGCCTTGCAGAAACTGGTCTCAGCGGGCACTCACTCTCCGGGAAGAAGAAGTGTATCTCGCGCACGGCCTCCTCGGCAGTGGCGCTGCCGTGCAGGGCGTTCTCGAACTCGAGGTCCGGGCTGCCGAAGCGCGCGCGCAGGCTGAAGGGGAAGTACTGGTGCGCCTCGGCGGGGTCGTCGGGCCCCAGCAGCGTGCGCCAGCCCTGGACGGCGTCGCGCCCCATCAGGCACAACGCAACCACCGGCCCGCTCGCCATGTACGTCACCAGCAGCGGGAACGACGGCAGGCCCTCCTGGCGCTCGTAGAACTCGCTGGCCTGCTCCAGCGTCAGCGTCACCATGCGCTTCTGCGCACACGCCGCCGGTTAAAAGGCCCGTTCTAGTAACGAAAACTACAacttaattgatgaatttacattttttccccactcgttaattcaaatatgtttattacttttaacgaagagattatttttaactataacttctatacatgtttgctatttaacttcttccaatctgtgtcattctgttaaggataggacgatgatgagAAAAGtacgaaacgaatgggagtgtttcaagtttaatgtgcctcgaaaaagtcaaatcgatggttgttccaatcgagtgtaagagagatagattcggcgcaagcgtacaatgagcgcaacgggacacagcgtaatgggacaaggtgcgttacgggacactttttcgtgcgtgcagccggcgttcatcgttttattagacgtcacgtcaaaaaaaaaagggggggggggggggggtgatgccTTAAGATATCTTGAGCTGTAGGTGTAATAACAAATCATCAAGtcattttgagcaaaaaaaattaatttttatttataataatgtagTTGTTCTGGGTAAGTGTATTAACGTTCGAATGTGCATTGTATAACAAGCACAGCAGGGGCGCGCTCTCCCATTGCTGTGAACTGCGCTTGGTGCTGGGCCAGTCACgtcaagggggggaggggtgctcCCCACGCCTCCTATATGTATCTGCCACTGAGACGGAGACAGACACGTATgtctgagctcttccgtttacgttgctccgtgctaCCAGTAGAAGTAGAGTACTTGGCTTTGGTGGTAGCCATGGTTTTtttctaaatatgttaaaaatagtttcaagaacaagaatatctagtgttctacaagggggggggggggttgggggggggatcCAGAATGATGGCCagggagggccaaattaaattttctgatacaattttagtacatttagaatttaaatattcGGCACATTTTATTTGTAGTTCAAAAACGTCATATTATCTGTgtcactgcagtaaaataattctTTTGTAAGTTTGGAAAACTATGATTAAGAATCAGgagaaaatctgaaaattattcaagtcgggaaggggaggggatatattgccatgcccccccccccccaacccccaatTATGTTATTATTGTGTGGTTTATTTTAATGATCTCAAAGCataatatatactttttaaattaaattattaattcgtAACCTTGAAGTGCAATCTTATTGGTTGTTATTTAGGCTATTACATTTTCATGCATTGTGGTAGCAGCAGACGCGATAATCAAATGTTcctggagatccgtctccgtttccgtggcATTGTAGAACGGGCTTAAGCACAAGGCTCTCGTCACACATTcaagcggtaaccataacattataaagACAAAGGCTTATTGCAAGTCCAtggagtgttttcaagaatctgtagggAGATTCATATCTGAATACATTGTTCTGGCTATTTTCGCTCttctaaaagtacagtttaaaaactaaaaccagaaacagaactacccatctgCCCTCGCcgtttcttaaattattttcgtaagcCAACCCCTCtccgatatcttgagcagttttataATCACGGGGTTTCTTCTGAAGCCTTGCATACCGTTATGTGTGCGCGGGTAGGCAAGGTCCTTAACACTGTATCATAATCAGGTCATGAAATGACCAAGCATCATTGGTTTTGTAacatgtttattacattaatattttttgttttcagaaaTTTATCCCCACAtggtttagttattttaaaagaaGTAAACTGCATTAAGAACACTTTTTTGACCATCAAAAACATTTTGTCGTGGCTTATTATAATCCTTTTAAAGAGACACGGTTTCCACGACAGCATCAAAACTGTAATttgtgaaaatttgaaaaatcaaaataaaataaaattaaattgtttgagcATAAACATTTGTCATGGTTATGATGTTTTCGTGACATAATGTGCCATTTAAGAGATTggatcaataaaaatataatttgtttaaagtgGTTTTCAAATGtgaaaatattagtagcaaataggTTTGTTTACCTAATGTTTCATCATTTATCCTTTTATCGGCATGTGATAACTAAATAAAAGATTGGCATTTCTTCAAGAAACTTATGTGTTCCAGAATCATCAGTTAGCTTAGAATTTACCTATGTGCAAGAAGTTGTTAAAGTGACTTCCAACTCCACAAAAATTACTTCATAAGAGTTCAACAACCAATACAGTCAGTGATTAaagataatggaaaaaaaaaagtgattgttTCGATTTGCAAAGTCTAAGTAAAACCCTCCTGTATGCCCAATAAGTAGAGACAATAGagacaaaattttatggttttatttttggtcGGATTTCATTTATAAAACGGAAGGTTTCAGTGTAATTATTCTTATTTGTATAAAAaactccaccaaaatagtggtaaaatttatatacTGCAATTTTACGATAAAGTGATTTATAATAAATCAgtttaaaacagatacattcaaaataaaaataaataagctaGCAATTGTGGTTCAAAAGTGATACAATAAGAGATCACATAAAACTGATTAGCCTATATTAATTTTTCTGGTCCATGCACTTGGTACAATTTTCTGTCtggaaatgacattccttgaatttcaaccATTAAAAgatgactttttttaatgattggaataaagttttggttaaattCTATTTAATTACATGATATAACTTTGCATTTCGGTGAAATGCGTTGTTttgacatttttcggtgttatcgcaattcaccatataatcttgtctctgCCATTACGTATTTCCAGGTTAGGTCAAAATTACAATATAACCcttcacccgtccgtccgtccgtccgtccgtccgtccgtccgtgcATCCAATAAGAAGGCACGAAAATTTTCGTCCGTTGAAAGTTTGGCAAACTCATACTTTTGACGGACTGCCAGACGGATGAATTGTATCTATTGTTTGGTCGTGCCAGTCAATAATTATTGTTGCACGAAAGCAGGCCTGTGGATATTGTATTTTGTTCGTTAAGTTGTTTTGCATCCTAACAGTACGGTTGTAAAAACTCACGTCCAAACAATTTAATTATGACTTTGAAATTTTCTGAGGATTTTCTAATACATACAATACGTCCAGGAACACGACATAAACAGCAAACATTGATATAAATTTCAGAGAGAAAAACATGGACTATTGGCAGCACTGctttgggaaaatattttgacggacggatgaagtctGATTGTAAATCGCTTGGCTAGATGCGTGCCGTTGACGGACGGAGGTGACAGGCTATTGTAAGTCCGGCTTAATTTATCTATAGTTAGTTTCAGATGCGTCTAGTATTGCCTACATCCTGAAATAAGTACATTTAATTCTGAGATTTATCTCTGTTATCCTACCTGAATTATCTCATAGCCGTTGGAGTTGATGACATCAATTATATCTTGGAGGTGTTTAACAGCAATTGGTTTTACAATGGCTAGGGTTCTTTCCAGTGAAACTTCTGGTACACTTGCGTTTTCCATCATTGCAGACTGTGGTTTCTAAGAGAAAACAAAGCACACAACAGTTTAAAGTAAAGCTTTTCACGAAACATATTTTTCCCTTATGTCCAAACAGTTGTCACTACTCACATATTCTGTAGTTGTCACTAAACAAAGCACAGAATAAATTAGAGAGaagtatataaaatttatttagcaGTTAAAATCATGGAGGAATTACTCTATGGCTTGGGAGTTAGTTTAAATTTTAGGCTTCATTAATGGGTTAAAAAGGAGTAAATATGCTTTTACGATAAATAAATCATATTTCTATAGTTGATTTAGACAGATTTGAAGATATTAggtgtaaacagtaaacaaacgAAAACCTCAAACTCATAATTAAATCCTGAAATTCCACCCATAAGGGGGTAGAGGAGGCGTGTTTGGgccaaaaaattatatcttaaaatTTGCTAATTAAGTTCCTTTTTGTCATGTATTTTTGTTACTAAATCCATTTCTTTTCTGAAGAATTATAACCATGGAGGAAATAAGTTACAATCTTTGCCACGTTCATACTTGAAGTT from Bacillus rossius redtenbacheri isolate Brsri chromosome 1, Brsri_v3, whole genome shotgun sequence includes these protein-coding regions:
- the LOC134528119 gene encoding nucleoside diphosphate kinase homolog 5-like isoform X2; the encoded protein is MMENASVPEVSLERTLAIVKPIAVKHLQDIIDVINSNGYEIIQKRMVTLTLEQASEFYERQEGLPSFPLLVTYMASGPVVALCLMGRDAVQGWRTLLGPDDPAEAHQYFPFSLRARFGSPDLEFENALHGSATAEEAVREIHFFFPEMIVEPLLTGSALQSYLAESVNPTLLEGLAELCKVKPVDPVVWLADWLLLNNPNKPTVDNPALLAVG
- the LOC134528119 gene encoding nucleoside diphosphate kinase homolog 5-like isoform X1; this encodes MVRKSFPHSSHPLRVFTIFKKPQSAMMENASVPEVSLERTLAIVKPIAVKHLQDIIDVINSNGYEIIQKRMVTLTLEQASEFYERQEGLPSFPLLVTYMASGPVVALCLMGRDAVQGWRTLLGPDDPAEAHQYFPFSLRARFGSPDLEFENALHGSATAEEAVREIHFFFPEMIVEPLLTGSALQSYLAESVNPTLLEGLAELCKVKPVDPVVWLADWLLLNNPNKPTVDNPALLAVG